One part of the Desulfomicrobium macestii genome encodes these proteins:
- the lon gene encoding endopeptidase La, with translation MTDAIVFEKSTHGSMILPVMSLREVVMFPKSIVPLFVGRDSSIKAIEMALDRYEKRIFLVAQKDPGQERPDVEGLYEVGTVSKVLQMLRLPDGTIKVLFEGLYRASFDHERGLMIEDDIQMVRTSALPDLEGNPMEGEALVRATHEAVEEYSQVNRKLAKETILAITSVSQPGRLADSIAPHLKATYDRKQGVLELRNPVRRLERVYELIQEEVEVFSLEKKIKGRVKKQMEENQKDYYLGEQLKAIHKEMGRDFDPKADMEELEVQLKEKDMPEEARAKAMAEMKKLRQTPPSSAEYAVLRNYVDWILALPWNVVRDVDIDIKQAQKILDDDHYGLEKPKERILEYLAVQALVKKLRGPILCLVGPPGVGKTSLAKSIARATGREFVRLSLGGVRDEAEIRGHRRTYVGALPGKIIQSLKRVSTNNPVFCLDEVDKMSMDFRGDPSAALLEVLDPEQNSAFNDHYLDMDYDLSQVFFITTANSLQTIPLPLQDRMEIITIPGYLETEKERIASDFLLPKQLEQHGLKSENLSMSKGAILEIIRRYTRESGVRNMERELASVCRKVARALVEEGDMDKTVAVTKSMLGSYLGVPKVRHGQREEEAQVGVATGLAWTQVGGELLFVEVALMPGTGKIEITGKLGDVMQESAKAAISYIRSRSEFFGLRKDFYKEIDTHIHVPEGATPKDGPSAGITLATCLASALLDIPVRNDVAMTGEITLRGRVLPIGGVRDKLLAAHRGLITRVLLPKENERDLKEVPKVILKDLEIVFVENMDQVLCEALKDVTMETLFCPSADIIPVSKALHKGHEFSSPQ, from the coding sequence ATGACCGATGCCATAGTTTTTGAAAAATCCACTCACGGGAGCATGATCCTTCCGGTCATGTCCCTGCGCGAAGTGGTCATGTTCCCCAAGTCCATAGTGCCTCTTTTCGTGGGCCGGGATTCCTCCATCAAGGCCATCGAGATGGCCCTGGACAGATACGAGAAGAGGATTTTTCTGGTTGCCCAGAAAGATCCCGGACAGGAACGACCCGACGTGGAAGGCCTCTATGAAGTGGGCACGGTCAGCAAGGTCTTGCAGATGCTGCGTCTGCCCGACGGGACCATCAAGGTGCTCTTCGAGGGGTTGTACCGTGCGTCCTTCGACCATGAGCGCGGGCTCATGATCGAGGACGACATCCAGATGGTGCGGACCTCCGCGCTGCCGGATCTGGAAGGCAATCCCATGGAGGGCGAGGCTCTGGTCCGGGCCACCCATGAGGCGGTGGAGGAATACTCCCAGGTCAACCGCAAGCTGGCCAAGGAGACCATCCTGGCCATCACCAGCGTGTCCCAGCCCGGCCGCCTGGCCGACAGCATCGCCCCGCATCTCAAGGCTACCTACGATCGCAAGCAGGGCGTTCTCGAACTGCGCAATCCCGTCCGCCGTCTGGAGCGGGTCTATGAACTCATCCAGGAAGAGGTCGAGGTCTTTTCCCTGGAGAAGAAGATCAAGGGCCGGGTCAAGAAGCAGATGGAGGAGAATCAGAAGGATTACTACCTCGGCGAGCAGCTCAAAGCCATCCACAAGGAGATGGGCCGGGATTTCGATCCCAAGGCGGACATGGAGGAGCTCGAAGTCCAGCTCAAGGAAAAGGACATGCCCGAGGAGGCTCGCGCCAAGGCCATGGCCGAGATGAAGAAGCTGCGCCAGACCCCGCCGTCCTCGGCCGAGTACGCGGTGCTGCGCAATTACGTGGACTGGATTCTGGCCCTGCCCTGGAACGTGGTCCGCGACGTGGACATCGACATAAAGCAGGCGCAGAAAATTTTGGATGACGACCATTACGGCCTTGAAAAGCCCAAGGAGCGCATTCTCGAATACCTGGCCGTGCAGGCCCTGGTCAAAAAATTGCGCGGTCCCATTCTTTGCCTGGTCGGCCCTCCCGGCGTTGGAAAGACCTCCCTGGCCAAGTCCATCGCCCGGGCCACGGGGCGCGAATTCGTGCGCCTGTCGCTGGGCGGTGTGCGTGACGAGGCCGAGATCCGCGGTCATCGCCGGACCTATGTCGGGGCTCTGCCGGGCAAGATCATCCAGTCGCTCAAGCGTGTCTCGACCAACAATCCGGTCTTCTGCCTGGACGAGGTCGACAAGATGAGCATGGACTTCAGGGGAGACCCTTCGGCCGCGCTTCTTGAAGTTCTCGATCCGGAACAGAACAGCGCCTTCAACGACCATTATCTGGACATGGACTACGACTTGTCCCAGGTCTTTTTCATCACCACGGCCAATTCGCTCCAGACCATTCCGCTGCCCTTGCAGGACCGCATGGAGATCATCACCATCCCCGGCTATCTTGAGACGGAGAAGGAACGCATCGCCTCGGATTTCCTGCTGCCCAAGCAGCTTGAGCAGCATGGCCTCAAGTCTGAAAATCTGAGCATGTCCAAGGGCGCGATCCTTGAGATCATCCGCCGCTACACCCGCGAATCCGGCGTGCGCAACATGGAGCGCGAGCTGGCCTCGGTCTGCCGCAAGGTGGCCAGGGCCCTGGTGGAAGAGGGGGACATGGACAAGACCGTGGCGGTGACCAAGTCCATGCTTGGCTCCTATCTTGGCGTACCCAAGGTTCGCCATGGCCAGCGCGAGGAGGAGGCCCAGGTCGGTGTGGCCACGGGTCTGGCCTGGACCCAGGTCGGCGGGGAGCTGCTTTTTGTGGAAGTGGCGCTCATGCCCGGCACGGGCAAGATCGAGATCACCGGCAAGCTTGGCGACGTCATGCAGGAGTCGGCCAAGGCGGCCATCAGCTACATCCGCTCCCGCTCGGAGTTCTTCGGGCTGCGCAAGGATTTCTACAAGGAAATCGACACCCACATCCACGTGCCCGAAGGAGCCACCCCCAAGGACGGGCCCTCGGCCGGGATTACGCTGGCCACCTGTCTGGCCTCGGCCTTGCTTGACATTCCCGTCAGGAACGACGTGGCCATGACCGGGGAAATCACCCTGCGCGGCCGGGTTCTGCCCATCGGCGGGGTGCGCGACAAGCTTCTGGCCGCGCATCGCGGTCTCATCACGCGGGTTCTGCTGCCCAAGGAAAACGAGCGGGATCTGAAGGAAGTGCCCAAGGTCATCCTGAAGGACCTTGAGATAGTGTTCGTCGAGAACATGGATCAGGTGTTGTGCGAGGCCTTGAAGGATGTCACCATGGAGACGCTTTTCTGTCCTTCCGCCGACATCATCCCGGTCTCCAAGGCACTGCACAAGGGACATGAGTTCTCAAGTCCGCAATAA
- a CDS encoding class I SAM-dependent methyltransferase, producing the protein MTRPKTRPTPEKGDAKSSQGRLVGLPWPLPALVTWGACWALFLGLHALQTPIPWSLTLATSLGLAASSMAVSVWRKFFIAAGFPLSLAASNLGTGLPPWIWLIPLGLLLLLYPMSAWRDAPLFPTPKGILDGLDKIAPLKCTDRILDAGCGVGNGLFELYRVYPMAQIDGLEKSWPLRIVCAWRCPFARVRHGDIWKADWSGYSMVYMFQRPESMGPATEKALRELSPGSWLVSLEFEASALEPLVVLRNREDKPVWVYRMP; encoded by the coding sequence ATGACCAGACCCAAAACCCGGCCCACGCCCGAAAAAGGCGACGCAAAGAGTTCTCAAGGACGCCTCGTGGGGCTGCCCTGGCCGCTGCCCGCGCTTGTGACCTGGGGTGCCTGCTGGGCGCTGTTCCTGGGCCTGCACGCCCTGCAAACTCCAATTCCGTGGAGCCTGACCCTGGCCACGAGCCTTGGACTCGCGGCCAGTTCCATGGCCGTCTCCGTCTGGCGCAAATTTTTCATCGCCGCCGGCTTCCCCCTGTCCCTGGCCGCATCAAACCTCGGGACCGGGCTTCCGCCCTGGATCTGGCTCATCCCGCTCGGCCTTCTGCTGCTCCTCTATCCCATGAGCGCGTGGCGGGATGCTCCGCTGTTCCCCACTCCCAAGGGCATTCTGGACGGCCTGGACAAGATCGCGCCGCTCAAGTGCACGGATCGCATTCTGGACGCAGGCTGCGGAGTGGGCAACGGGCTTTTCGAACTGTACCGTGTCTACCCCATGGCGCAGATCGACGGACTGGAAAAAAGCTGGCCCCTGCGCATCGTGTGCGCCTGGCGCTGCCCCTTCGCCCGAGTGCGCCACGGAGACATCTGGAAAGCCGACTGGTCGGGCTACTCCATGGTCTACATGTTCCAGCGCCCCGAAAGCATGGGCCCCGCGACAGAAAAAGCCCTGCGTGAACTTTCGCCCGGTTCCTGGCTGGTCAGCCTGGAATTCGAGGCGTCGGCCCTTGAACCTCTTGTCGTGCTGCGCAACCGCGAAGACAAACCAGTCTGGGTCTACCGCATGCCTTGA